The following proteins are encoded in a genomic region of Pseudodesulfovibrio mercurii:
- a CDS encoding phage capsid protein, whose amino-acid sequence MSTTVSNAFVTQYVEMVHQAYQAQGSKMRQTVRLQTEVEGSKCVFQKIGKGAAGKKTRHGNVPLMNLNHSNVSCTLSDWYAAEYIDKLDELKDKSDEKQVAANAGAWALGRKIDELLITELDGATNVVGEAATGLTKDKILQAFGTLNANDVPDDGHRFAVVGPHQWNELLNIQEFKSSDYAGEQYAWLKGTESRTWLGITWMFHTGLPLDEAGMRKCYIYHRNAAGLAEGQKVQAFVDWVPEKAAHLVDHMLSAGACLIDPDGVVQIQCDDDAAID is encoded by the coding sequence ATGTCCACGACCGTCAGCAACGCCTTTGTCACCCAGTACGTCGAGATGGTGCACCAGGCCTACCAGGCCCAGGGCTCCAAGATGCGCCAGACCGTGCGCCTCCAGACCGAGGTGGAAGGCTCCAAGTGCGTCTTCCAGAAGATCGGCAAGGGCGCGGCCGGGAAGAAGACCCGCCACGGCAACGTGCCGCTCATGAACCTCAACCACTCCAACGTGTCCTGCACCCTGTCCGACTGGTACGCCGCCGAGTACATCGACAAGCTCGACGAGCTCAAGGACAAGAGCGACGAGAAGCAGGTGGCCGCCAATGCGGGCGCCTGGGCGCTGGGCCGCAAGATCGACGAACTGCTCATCACCGAGCTCGACGGGGCCACCAACGTGGTCGGCGAGGCGGCCACCGGCCTGACCAAGGACAAGATCCTCCAGGCCTTCGGCACGCTCAACGCCAACGACGTGCCCGACGACGGCCACCGCTTCGCCGTGGTCGGCCCGCACCAGTGGAACGAGCTGCTGAACATCCAGGAGTTCAAGTCCAGCGACTACGCGGGCGAGCAGTACGCCTGGCTCAAGGGTACCGAGTCCCGCACCTGGCTGGGCATCACCTGGATGTTCCACACCGGCCTGCCCCTCGACGAGGCGGGCATGCGCAAGTGCTACATCTACCACCGCAACGCCGCGGGCCTGGCCGAGGGCCAGAAGGTCCAGGCCTTCGTGGACTGGGTCCCGGAAAAGGCCGCCCACCTGGTGGACCACATGCTCTCGGCCGGGGCCTGCCTCATCGACCCGGACGGCGTGGTCCAGATCCAGTGCGACGACGACGCCGCCATCGACTAG
- a CDS encoding tRNA dihydrouridine synthase — protein MQLIEDTLEGELAERLNRPLTVGGRTVANRLWLAPLAGLSHVAFREVLDGYGGCGLTFTEMCGAKSLPTESPLVSPVFRWRAAELPRLVCQVAGATPEQMIPAARRVQECGFFGFDINMGCSVSGIIKKNAGAALLRDPDAALRVVEGVRRAISIPLFVKFRTGWTPDIGPAVALARRFEDAGVDCLVFHPRVAPDKRTRPPVREHIRAVVDAVSIPVFGNGDVVSPEDCLDMLRTTGCAGVSVGRTAIARPWLFAQWTTGQTPPATCFRDYALNLADALSRHFDPVRALKRYRMFTIYFAANFTFGHALQSRFLKAKTMDEIRSVAQNHIPPDLQLVRRPNFSLYNI, from the coding sequence ATGCAGCTGATCGAAGACACGCTTGAGGGCGAACTGGCCGAACGTCTGAACCGGCCCCTGACCGTCGGCGGCCGGACCGTGGCCAACCGCCTGTGGCTCGCGCCCCTGGCCGGGCTCAGCCACGTGGCCTTCCGCGAGGTCCTGGACGGCTACGGCGGGTGCGGGCTGACGTTCACCGAGATGTGCGGGGCCAAGAGCCTGCCCACCGAGAGCCCGCTGGTCTCGCCGGTCTTCCGCTGGCGCGCGGCCGAGCTTCCCCGCCTGGTCTGCCAGGTGGCCGGGGCCACCCCGGAGCAGATGATCCCGGCCGCCCGGCGCGTGCAGGAGTGCGGGTTCTTCGGCTTCGACATCAACATGGGCTGCTCGGTCTCGGGCATCATCAAGAAGAACGCGGGCGCGGCCCTGCTCAGGGACCCGGACGCGGCCCTGCGCGTGGTCGAGGGCGTGCGCCGGGCCATCTCCATCCCCCTGTTCGTCAAGTTCCGCACGGGCTGGACCCCGGACATCGGGCCCGCCGTGGCGCTGGCCCGCCGTTTCGAGGACGCGGGCGTGGACTGCCTGGTCTTCCACCCGCGCGTGGCCCCGGACAAGCGCACCCGGCCGCCGGTGCGCGAGCACATCAGGGCCGTGGTGGACGCGGTGTCCATCCCGGTCTTCGGCAACGGCGACGTGGTCTCGCCCGAAGACTGCCTGGACATGCTCCGGACCACGGGCTGCGCCGGGGTCTCGGTGGGCCGCACGGCCATCGCCCGGCCCTGGCTGTTCGCCCAGTGGACCACGGGCCAGACCCCGCCCGCGACCTGTTTCCGCGACTACGCCCTGAACCTGGCCGACGCGCTCTCCCGCCACTTCGACCCGGTGCGGGCCCTCAAGCGGTATCGGATGTTCACCATCTACTTCGCGGCCAACTTCACCTTCGGCCACGCCCTGCAATCCCGGTTCCTCAAGGCCAAGACCATGGATGAAATACGTTCCGTGGCGCAAAACCACATACCGCCCGACCTGCAACTGGTCAGACGGCCCAATTTCAGTCTCTACAACATCTGA
- a CDS encoding cyclase family protein has product MQTIDLSHVIRTGMPVFPGDETPNVRRTHFINKHGFAQTALDLTSHAGTHVDAAAHLFADAPGLDWLGPDNFTGWGAVVDLTALSAPVIGQADLAHLADVEGLDFALLRTGWDKHWGTERYYRDFPALDETGARFLGGLGLKGVGLDTPSPDPVDSRELPAHRILFDHGLVIVENLTRLGDLPAESFLFCCLPLRIADGEASPCRAVGIAL; this is encoded by the coding sequence ATGCAGACCATCGACCTGAGCCACGTCATCCGCACCGGCATGCCGGTCTTTCCCGGCGACGAGACGCCCAACGTGCGGCGCACCCACTTCATCAACAAGCACGGCTTCGCCCAGACCGCCCTGGACCTGACCAGCCACGCCGGGACCCACGTGGACGCGGCCGCGCACCTGTTCGCGGACGCGCCCGGGCTGGACTGGCTCGGGCCGGACAACTTCACGGGCTGGGGCGCGGTGGTCGACTTGACCGCCCTGTCGGCCCCGGTCATCGGCCAGGCCGACCTGGCGCACCTGGCCGACGTGGAGGGGCTGGACTTCGCCCTGCTGCGCACGGGCTGGGACAAACACTGGGGGACGGAGCGGTATTACCGGGATTTCCCGGCCCTGGACGAGACCGGGGCGCGCTTCCTGGGCGGACTGGGGCTCAAGGGGGTCGGCCTGGACACCCCCTCGCCCGACCCCGTGGACTCCCGCGAGCTGCCCGCCCACCGCATCCTCTTCGACCACGGCCTGGTCATCGTCGAGAACCTGACCCGCCTGGGCGACCTGCCCGCCGAGAGCTTCCTGTTCTGCTGCCTGCCGCTCAGGATCGCGGACGGCGAAGCCTCCCCCTGCCGCGCGGTGGGGATCGCCCTGTAA
- a CDS encoding PAS domain-containing sensor histidine kinase has translation MTSSKYSGKAADSGREQTGEREKLIGLGRRSISKSYYPELKSRLDELEHFRALLDRVNDAIFVVDADSGRILDVSGAADVLLGCDADRLRGLRFADILPPHIRRHADNLFHNETKTVRMETEFSCPLCQGKPPVPVDLTLSLVSFRNERQAIIVARDISERKRNERALKRSHDQLELRVRERTRELDRANRAKSEFLSTVSHELRTPLTAVLGFAKVTSRKLVNSIFPAVERLADPNLRKDMEVVRRNLEIIAGEGQRLTLLINDVLDLAKMEAHRVEYVMAPVSPEAFIRKSVEVTSALFEDTDLTLRLDLEPDLPLVNGDADRLMQVMVNLISNAVKFTPQGVITCAAHVVDGTVRVGVTDTGVGIRPELLQAIFEEFTQVGEHLSDRPAGTGLGLTICKHIVEGHGGHIWAESRPGHGSTFLFTLPVLKGK, from the coding sequence ATGACCTCATCGAAATATTCAGGAAAAGCTGCTGATTCCGGCCGCGAACAGACCGGCGAGCGCGAAAAGCTCATCGGCCTGGGCAGGCGGTCCATCAGCAAGAGCTATTACCCGGAACTCAAGAGCCGTCTCGACGAGCTGGAGCACTTTCGCGCCCTGCTCGACAGGGTCAACGACGCCATCTTCGTGGTCGATGCGGACTCCGGCCGGATCCTGGACGTCTCGGGCGCGGCCGACGTCCTCCTGGGGTGCGACGCGGACCGGCTCCGGGGGTTGCGCTTCGCGGACATCCTGCCGCCGCACATCCGCCGCCACGCCGACAACCTCTTTCACAACGAGACCAAGACCGTGCGCATGGAGACGGAGTTCTCCTGCCCCCTGTGCCAGGGCAAGCCCCCGGTGCCCGTGGATCTGACCCTCAGCCTGGTCTCCTTCCGGAACGAGCGCCAGGCCATCATCGTGGCCCGCGACATCAGCGAGCGCAAACGCAACGAGCGCGCCCTCAAGCGCAGCCACGACCAGCTGGAGCTGCGCGTGCGCGAGCGGACCCGCGAGTTGGACCGCGCCAACCGGGCCAAGTCCGAGTTCCTGTCCACCGTGTCCCACGAGCTGCGCACCCCCCTGACCGCGGTGCTCGGCTTCGCCAAGGTGACCAGCCGGAAACTGGTCAACTCCATCTTTCCGGCCGTGGAGCGGCTCGCGGACCCGAACCTCAGGAAGGACATGGAGGTCGTCCGCCGGAACCTCGAGATCATCGCCGGGGAAGGGCAAAGGCTGACCCTGCTCATCAACGACGTCCTGGACCTGGCCAAGATGGAGGCCCACCGCGTTGAATACGTCATGGCCCCGGTCAGCCCCGAGGCCTTCATCCGCAAGAGCGTGGAGGTCACCTCCGCCCTGTTCGAGGACACGGACCTGACCCTGCGCCTCGACCTCGAACCGGACCTGCCCCTGGTCAACGGCGACGCGGACCGGCTCATGCAGGTCATGGTCAACCTCATCTCCAACGCCGTGAAGTTCACCCCGCAGGGCGTCATCACCTGCGCGGCCCACGTCGTGGACGGGACCGTGCGCGTGGGCGTGACCGACACGGGCGTGGGCATCCGGCCCGAACTCCTCCAGGCCATCTTCGAGGAATTCACCCAGGTCGGCGAACACCTGTCCGACCGCCCGGCGGGCACGGGCCTGGGCCTGACCATCTGCAAGCACATCGTCGAGGGGCACGGCGGCCACATCTGGGCCGAGAGCCGCCCCGGACACGGCAGCACGTTCCTCTTCACCCTGCCGGTGCTCAAGGGAAAGTAG
- the ercA gene encoding alcohol dehydrogenase-like regulatory protein ErcA produces the protein MSGEEFAELRKFVAPEFVFGPGAAMLAGQYAANLSIKKALVVTAPALESLGCTGAVVDTLTREGVACTVFSDVTPNPRHDEVMAGAEVFRREGCDAMVAVGGGTPMDCAKAIGIVCTNNRHVLEFEGVDNVERPGPPLICIPTTAGTAADISQFCIINDTNRKVKIAIVSKTMVPDVALIDPRLTLTMDAELTAHTGLDALTHAAEAFASNAASAITDLNALEAMRLIRRHLLRAVEYPGDMEARTGMMLASTYAGLAFSNAILGAVHAMAHSLGGLLDLPHGLCNAILLDHVIDYNFDAEPEKYRRLGVALGADIPPDAPDDEAREKTLKAVRDLKRSVGVTGTLCELGMTEEDMPLLAEKALADACMLTNPKQPTADDLIEIFRKSC, from the coding sequence ATGTCCGGCGAGGAGTTTGCAGAGTTACGGAAGTTCGTGGCCCCGGAATTCGTCTTCGGTCCGGGAGCGGCCATGCTGGCAGGACAGTACGCCGCCAACCTGTCCATCAAGAAGGCCCTGGTGGTGACGGCGCCGGCCCTGGAGTCCCTCGGCTGCACCGGCGCGGTGGTGGACACCCTGACCCGCGAGGGGGTGGCCTGCACCGTGTTCTCGGACGTGACCCCCAACCCCCGCCACGACGAGGTCATGGCCGGGGCCGAGGTCTTCCGCCGCGAGGGGTGCGACGCCATGGTGGCCGTGGGCGGCGGCACGCCCATGGACTGCGCCAAGGCCATCGGCATCGTCTGCACCAACAACCGCCACGTGCTCGAGTTCGAGGGCGTGGACAACGTGGAACGCCCCGGTCCGCCGCTCATCTGCATCCCGACCACGGCCGGGACCGCCGCGGACATCTCCCAATTCTGCATCATCAACGACACCAACCGGAAGGTCAAGATCGCCATCGTCTCCAAGACCATGGTCCCGGATGTGGCCCTCATCGACCCCCGGCTGACCCTGACCATGGACGCGGAGCTGACCGCCCACACCGGCCTGGACGCCCTGACCCACGCGGCCGAGGCCTTCGCCTCCAATGCGGCCTCGGCCATCACAGACCTGAACGCCCTGGAGGCCATGCGCCTCATCCGCCGGCACCTCCTGCGCGCCGTGGAGTACCCCGGCGACATGGAGGCGCGCACCGGCATGATGCTCGCCTCCACCTACGCGGGCCTGGCCTTCTCCAACGCCATCCTGGGCGCGGTCCACGCCATGGCCCACAGCCTGGGCGGTCTCCTGGACCTGCCCCACGGGTTGTGCAACGCCATCCTCCTGGACCACGTCATCGACTACAATTTCGACGCGGAACCCGAGAAATACCGCCGCCTGGGCGTGGCCCTGGGCGCGGACATCCCCCCGGACGCCCCGGACGACGAGGCCAGGGAAAAAACCCTCAAGGCCGTCCGCGACCTGAAGCGGAGCGTGGGCGTGACCGGCACCCTGTGCGAACTGGGCATGACCGAGGAGGACATGCCCCTGCTGGCGGAAAAGGCCCTGGCGGACGCCTGCATGCTGACCAACCCCAAACAACCGACAGCCGATGACCTCATCGAAATATTCAGGAAAAGCTGCTGA
- a CDS encoding PAS domain S-box protein — translation MLQPVRSSRALSPVLLAVLALALLLAPVGGQASERKQILLLNSYHQGFTWTDEVCRGLTDVLRPRETGIVLHVEYMDTKRVEFNDHYEEQLKNVYAHKYMGVKLDLILATDNAAYEFLRRHHDELFSGIPVIFGGVNFFRPDQIEHYPLFTGVAEVLDARQTIDCALKLHPGTRTVYVVNDYSCTGRAVCKSIREQLVGLDPAVSVIFSENTDLTHVLERTAGLSGDAVILLGVFNRDVTGRFYDKNEVAEAVSARAQVPVYGILDADLGHGIVGGMLSNGHDQGQAMAQLALHVLAGRSPDEIPVIQGSVYAPKFDYVQLRRFGVNLAGLPADSAIINRPNSFYREHSAVLLAVLGFGALQFLIILALVLNITRRRRAEKELRTAHRTLEERVKERTSKLRESEEVLRTVFDFAYDAIIIHDGQGRILEVNQRMIEMFGLEGMDPSGVSLAQDLSSPDNPLHAMAGIMREVLDGRPHHLEWRVRRYRDSREFDVEVHLTRITYRGEEAILANVRDISVRKESENSIRQNLVKFEAILENSLMGIAMTVGRRIVTINRRGAEIFGYSPEEMQDNTLNLLLGHYQTQDEFVLAAKAALAERGEFNTEQAFRSKNGSTVWCRMYAKTVDPGDLTRGVIWAWDDVTENRKAQEDLLRTREDAEAANRAKSEFLAAMSHEIRTPMNAIVGMTEITLQTDLTDDQRDYLKTVKDSAQHLLSIINDILDLSKIEARKLELDHVDFDLPFHVRTTIKGLEVQARQKGLDMVLEIDEAAPNCVKGDPLSLRQVLVNLAGNAIKFTHRGTIAIRVGPGQGPAPDEARTVGVAFAVEDTGIGIPREFLDSIFQSFSQTTRAFGGTGLGLAICKQLISLMGGDIVVESTVGKGSTFSFTVWFEPGFSCPMPVETEERRPEGPTRPVRVLVAEDNDVNIMVTTLKLEDMGYTYAVAKTGLEVLDLLKREPFDLILMDIEMPVLDGISTTKAIRSAVPGGPIPDPDIPIIGVTAHALKEFRDKSLDAGMDDYVAKPVDFHELAVIINRLIGAAPASAPPNAKADGPAPASLDALPPWTPDAAMEHLGVDEAIFADFLVTARTELALLLDELGQALGAGHAAKAEELAVTARSVCTAIGANGAALAAGSLASACRGEGGADGLLDRFREEVREVMKIMD, via the coding sequence ATGCTACAACCGGTTCGCTCCTCCCGGGCCCTGAGCCCCGTCCTGCTCGCCGTCCTGGCGCTCGCGCTTCTGCTCGCGCCCGTCGGGGGGCAGGCCTCGGAACGCAAACAGATCCTCCTGCTCAACTCCTATCACCAGGGCTTCACCTGGACCGACGAGGTCTGCCGGGGCCTGACGGACGTGCTCCGGCCCCGCGAGACGGGCATCGTGCTGCACGTGGAGTACATGGACACCAAGCGGGTGGAGTTCAACGACCACTACGAGGAGCAGCTCAAGAACGTCTACGCCCACAAGTACATGGGCGTGAAGCTCGACCTGATCCTGGCCACGGACAATGCGGCCTACGAGTTCCTGCGCCGCCATCACGACGAGCTGTTTTCGGGCATCCCGGTGATCTTCGGCGGAGTGAATTTCTTCCGGCCCGACCAGATCGAGCACTACCCCCTGTTCACGGGCGTGGCCGAGGTCCTGGACGCCCGGCAGACCATCGACTGCGCCCTGAAGCTCCACCCCGGCACCCGGACCGTGTACGTGGTCAACGACTATTCCTGCACGGGTCGGGCCGTGTGCAAGTCCATCCGCGAACAGCTCGTCGGCCTGGACCCGGCGGTCAGCGTGATCTTCAGCGAGAACACGGACCTGACCCACGTCCTGGAGCGTACGGCCGGGCTGTCGGGCGATGCCGTGATCCTGCTCGGCGTCTTCAACCGGGACGTGACGGGCCGGTTCTACGACAAGAACGAGGTGGCCGAGGCGGTCTCGGCCCGCGCCCAGGTGCCGGTCTACGGCATCCTCGACGCGGACCTGGGCCACGGCATCGTCGGCGGCATGCTCTCCAACGGCCACGACCAGGGCCAGGCCATGGCCCAGCTCGCCCTGCACGTCCTGGCCGGGCGCAGTCCCGACGAGATTCCGGTCATCCAGGGCAGCGTCTACGCCCCCAAGTTCGACTACGTCCAGCTCCGGCGGTTCGGCGTCAACCTGGCCGGGCTTCCGGCGGACAGCGCCATCATCAACCGGCCCAACTCCTTCTACCGCGAGCACTCGGCCGTGCTCCTGGCCGTGCTCGGGTTCGGCGCCCTGCAATTCCTGATCATCCTGGCTCTGGTCCTGAACATCACCCGCAGGCGGCGGGCCGAAAAGGAACTGCGCACGGCCCACCGCACCCTGGAGGAGCGGGTCAAGGAGCGGACCAGCAAGCTGCGCGAGTCCGAGGAGGTCCTGCGGACCGTCTTCGACTTCGCCTACGACGCCATCATCATCCACGACGGCCAGGGCCGCATCCTGGAGGTGAACCAGCGCATGATCGAGATGTTCGGCCTGGAGGGCATGGACCCCTCGGGCGTGTCCCTGGCCCAGGACCTGTCCAGTCCGGACAACCCCCTGCACGCCATGGCCGGGATCATGCGCGAGGTCCTGGACGGCAGGCCCCATCATCTGGAATGGCGCGTGCGCCGTTACCGGGACAGCCGGGAGTTCGACGTGGAGGTCCACCTGACCCGGATCACCTACCGGGGCGAGGAGGCCATCCTGGCCAACGTCCGCGACATCTCGGTGCGCAAGGAGTCGGAGAACTCCATCCGCCAGAACCTGGTCAAGTTCGAGGCCATCCTGGAGAATTCCCTCATGGGCATCGCCATGACCGTGGGCCGCCGGATCGTGACCATCAACCGGCGGGGCGCGGAGATCTTCGGCTACAGCCCGGAGGAGATGCAGGACAACACCCTGAACCTGCTCCTCGGCCACTACCAGACCCAGGACGAATTCGTCCTGGCGGCCAAGGCCGCCCTGGCCGAGCGCGGCGAGTTCAATACCGAGCAGGCCTTCCGGAGCAAGAACGGCTCCACGGTCTGGTGCCGCATGTACGCCAAGACCGTGGACCCCGGCGACCTGACCCGGGGCGTCATCTGGGCCTGGGACGACGTCACCGAGAACCGCAAGGCCCAGGAGGACCTGCTGCGCACCCGCGAGGACGCCGAGGCCGCCAACCGGGCCAAGTCCGAGTTCCTGGCCGCCATGAGCCACGAGATCCGCACCCCCATGAACGCCATCGTCGGCATGACCGAGATCACCCTGCAGACGGACCTGACCGACGACCAGCGCGATTACCTCAAGACCGTCAAGGACTCGGCCCAGCACCTCCTGTCCATCATCAACGACATCCTGGACCTGTCCAAGATCGAGGCGCGCAAGCTTGAGCTGGACCACGTGGACTTCGACCTGCCCTTCCACGTGCGCACGACCATCAAGGGGCTTGAGGTCCAGGCCCGCCAGAAGGGGCTGGACATGGTCCTGGAGATCGACGAGGCCGCGCCCAACTGCGTCAAGGGCGACCCCCTGTCGCTGAGGCAGGTGCTCGTCAACCTGGCGGGCAACGCCATCAAGTTCACCCACCGGGGGACCATCGCCATCCGCGTCGGACCCGGACAAGGCCCGGCCCCGGACGAGGCCCGCACCGTGGGCGTGGCCTTTGCCGTGGAGGACACGGGCATCGGCATCCCGCGCGAGTTTCTGGACTCCATCTTCCAGAGCTTTTCCCAGACCACCCGCGCCTTCGGCGGCACGGGCCTGGGACTGGCCATCTGCAAGCAGCTCATCTCCCTCATGGGCGGGGACATCGTGGTCGAGTCCACCGTGGGCAAGGGCAGCACCTTTTCCTTCACGGTCTGGTTCGAGCCCGGCTTCTCCTGCCCCATGCCCGTGGAGACCGAGGAGCGGCGGCCCGAAGGCCCCACCCGGCCCGTGCGCGTGCTCGTGGCCGAGGACAACGACGTCAACATCATGGTCACCACCCTCAAGCTTGAGGACATGGGCTATACCTACGCCGTGGCCAAGACCGGCCTGGAGGTCCTGGACCTGCTCAAGCGCGAGCCCTTCGACCTCATCCTCATGGACATCGAGATGCCCGTGCTGGACGGCATCTCCACCACCAAGGCCATCCGCTCGGCCGTGCCGGGCGGGCCCATCCCGGACCCGGACATCCCGATCATCGGGGTCACGGCCCACGCCCTGAAGGAGTTCCGGGACAAGAGCCTGGACGCGGGCATGGACGACTACGTGGCCAAGCCCGTGGACTTCCACGAGCTGGCAGTGATCATCAACCGCCTCATCGGGGCCGCGCCCGCGTCCGCGCCGCCGAACGCGAAGGCGGATGGGCCCGCGCCCGCGTCCCTGGACGCCCTGCCACCCTGGACCCCGGACGCGGCCATGGAGCACCTCGGCGTGGACGAGGCCATCTTTGCCGACTTCCTGGTCACGGCCCGGACCGAACTGGCGCTGCTGCTCGATGAGCTGGGGCAGGCGCTCGGCGCGGGCCACGCGGCCAAGGCCGAGGAACTGGCGGTCACGGCCCGGTCCGTGTGCACGGCCATCGGGGCCAACGGTGCGGCCCTGGCCGCGGGCTCCCTGGCCTCGGCCTGCCGGGGCGAGGGCGGCGCGGACGGCCTGCTCGACCGCTTCCGCGAGGAGGTGCGCGAGGTCATGAAAATCATGGACTAA
- a CDS encoding VOC family protein: MRTRLDHIVIAATDMERGVSWAERALGVRVPRGGVHETMGTRNHVMRIGEEMFLEIIAINPDGPVPAKPRWFGLDDPAVRERLDRSPAFLAWVANTDDLDAFLGAATVSFGKATPVSRGELNWRFALPSDGRLLAGGMLPYAIQWQTEAHPALAMPDLNCRLLGLDIYHPYPEWLGAILDAVGPVDMVEVHPLPPLELPRMAARIDTPEGVRLLETLPGRCGCPSRRG, from the coding sequence ATGCGGACCAGACTGGATCACATCGTCATCGCGGCCACGGACATGGAGCGGGGCGTGAGTTGGGCCGAGCGGGCGCTGGGCGTTCGCGTGCCGCGCGGCGGGGTGCACGAGACCATGGGCACGCGCAACCACGTCATGCGCATCGGCGAGGAGATGTTCCTGGAGATCATCGCCATCAACCCGGACGGGCCGGTCCCGGCCAAGCCGCGCTGGTTCGGCCTGGACGACCCGGCGGTGCGCGAGCGGCTGGACCGGTCGCCCGCCTTCCTGGCCTGGGTGGCCAACACCGACGACCTGGACGCCTTCCTGGGCGCGGCCACGGTGTCCTTCGGCAAGGCCACGCCGGTCAGCCGGGGGGAGCTGAACTGGCGGTTCGCCCTGCCCTCGGACGGGCGGCTGCTGGCCGGGGGCATGCTGCCCTACGCCATCCAGTGGCAGACCGAGGCCCATCCGGCCCTGGCCATGCCCGACCTGAACTGCCGGCTGCTCGGCCTGGACATCTACCACCCCTACCCCGAGTGGCTGGGGGCCATCCTGGACGCTGTGGGCCCGGTGGACATGGTCGAGGTGCATCCGCTGCCGCCCCTGGAGCTGCCGCGCATGGCCGCGCGCATCGACACCCCGGAGGGCGTCCGGCTGCTGGAGACCCTGCCCGGCCGGTGCGGCTGTCCGTCGCGTCGGGGCTAG
- a CDS encoding PhzF family phenazine biosynthesis isomerase: MTRTITVCLADAFTTQPGRGNRAGVVLNASGLSDEAMQAVAALVGVSETAFLSPAPDGADFDLVQRYFTPEVEVPTCGHATIGSHFVRARTLGMTHGRVRIRTGAGVLPIDIETVDGALKVTMTQGAVTFTPPYGARTREAILAALGLGPDDPAEGLPVQEVSTGHSKVMVPIRSVAVLDRLEPDMAALRALSREIGCNGYFVFVLNDAGDDCLTSGRMFAPAVGIDEDPVTGNGNGPCGAYLSRYGVLPDRPVFGYLGRQGVAMGREGLIEVTVTRDEKGPYKVQVGGTAVEAGRMEIELSDNDGRLAAHIL, encoded by the coding sequence ATGACGCGAACAATCACCGTATGCCTGGCGGACGCCTTCACCACGCAGCCCGGCAGGGGCAACCGCGCGGGCGTGGTCCTGAACGCGTCGGGACTGTCCGACGAGGCCATGCAGGCCGTGGCCGCCCTGGTCGGCGTGTCCGAGACCGCATTCCTGTCCCCCGCGCCCGATGGCGCGGACTTCGACCTGGTGCAGCGCTATTTTACGCCCGAGGTGGAGGTGCCCACCTGCGGACACGCCACCATCGGGTCGCACTTCGTACGCGCCCGGACCTTGGGCATGACCCACGGCCGGGTGCGCATCCGGACCGGTGCGGGCGTGCTGCCCATAGACATCGAGACCGTGGACGGCGCGCTCAAGGTAACCATGACCCAGGGCGCGGTCACCTTCACTCCGCCCTACGGCGCACGGACGCGCGAGGCCATCCTGGCCGCCCTGGGCCTGGGGCCGGACGACCCGGCGGAGGGGTTGCCCGTGCAGGAGGTCTCCACCGGCCACTCCAAGGTCATGGTCCCCATCCGGTCCGTGGCCGTGCTGGACCGGCTCGAACCGGACATGGCCGCCCTCAGGGCGCTCAGCCGCGAGATCGGCTGCAACGGCTATTTCGTCTTTGTCCTGAACGACGCGGGCGACGACTGCCTGACCAGCGGACGGATGTTCGCCCCGGCCGTGGGCATCGACGAGGACCCGGTCACGGGCAACGGCAACGGCCCGTGCGGGGCCTACCTCTCCCGGTACGGCGTCCTGCCCGACCGGCCGGTCTTCGGCTACCTGGGGCGCCAGGGCGTGGCCATGGGCCGGGAGGGCCTCATCGAGGTCACCGTGACCCGTGACGAAAAAGGCCCGTACAAGGTGCAGGTGGGCGGCACGGCCGTGGAGGCGGGGCGCATGGAGATCGAACTTTCCGACAATGACGGCAGACTTGCCGCACATATCCTGTAA